CTCGTCCAGACCCAGCAACCGGTTCCGGCTCGTGACCAGGACGACGGACGGACCCGCACCCGGCAGCAGCGGGCGGACCTGCTCGGCGTCAGCGGCGTTGTCGAGGACCACGACGGCCCGCCGGTGCGCCAGCTCCGCCCGCCAGCAGGCGGCCAACGGCTCGATGCCGCCCTCCTGCGGGATCTTCTCCGATGGCACGTCCAAGGCGGCGAGCAAGGTCCGCAGCGCGGGATCGGGACCGAGCGGCTCGCGCCCCGCGGTGAACCCGTGCAGGTCCACGTAGAGCTGCGCGTCGGGGTACTCGGCGGCGAGCTGGTGCGCGGCGTGCACCGCAAGGCAGGTCTTGCCCACACCTGCCATGCCGTCGACGGCGACCACCCGGCTGCTGCCCACCGCCGCGAGCACAGCGGCGAGCTGGTCCTCGCGCCCGGTGAAGTCGGGAACGTCGCGCGGAAGATCGTTGCGCGGCGGGCGAGGCGCCCCGGCTGGTGGTGACGGCGGCTGGACCTGCCTGCTGGTCTTCGGGGGCGCGGGCAACGGGTTGGCGGCCCGCTCCCACAGGGGGCGCAGTTGGCGGGGGTCGCGCTTGACCAAGCGGCACAACGCGATCACCGCGGGCCACGGCGGCACTGTCTGGCCGCTGAAGTAGCGCGACAGCGATGACGAGCTGAGACCTGTGTCCCGCGCGAGCGCACGGAGGCCGCGCCCGGACAGCTCCTGGACCAGGCGTAGCCGGGCCGCCAACTCGTCCTGCGGGTGGGCACCGCCCACCGGCCGCTGCTGCACAACCACTGTCGCCGTCTCCTTGTCCCGCTGTCCCGGACGTTTTTTCGACCTGATCGCCGCTGGTCAGGGGCACTTCAACTGTCCCAGGGTGTCCCACCGGCGTCGTCATGCTAGGCGCCGTCCGCCTGTGATTGAGCCACCTGAGAGACAGCGCACCACCACAGCAAGGAGAAACCGAGATGCAGGCTCGAATGAAGAACCCCGCGGTCGTCCTGACCGGCGCGATGCAGCCCATCCAGGAGATCATGAAGGCCGCCCACACCGGCGGGGTCGCGGGAGAGATCCTGGAGCTGGTGCACCTGCGGGTCAGCCAGATCAACGGCTGCAGCGCCTGTGTGGACGGTGGCGCCAAGACCGCGCGCAAGGCCGGGGTGAGCGAGGAGCGGCTGGCCACGGTCGTCGCCTGGCGGGAGGCCCCGTACTTCACCGAGGAGGAGCGGGCGGCGCTCGCACTGGCCGAGGCCGCGACGCGGCTGGCCGACCGCGCCGACGCGGTCAGCGACGAGGTCTGGGACACCGCCGCCACCTACTTCGACGAGAAGCAGCTGGCCGCGATCATCCTGATGATCAGCGTCACCAACATGTTCAACCGCCTCAACGCCACCACCCGGCAGATCGCCGGCGCCTGGGGCTGACCCGTTCCGGTCCCGGGCTCCGCGCGGCCCGGGACCACTCGCCCCACCACCACTCGCAGACAAGGAGATTCCCACCATGAGCAGCGTTGCGA
The window above is part of the Allokutzneria albata genome. Proteins encoded here:
- a CDS encoding carboxymuconolactone decarboxylase family protein — translated: MQARMKNPAVVLTGAMQPIQEIMKAAHTGGVAGEILELVHLRVSQINGCSACVDGGAKTARKAGVSEERLATVVAWREAPYFTEEERAALALAEAATRLADRADAVSDEVWDTAATYFDEKQLAAIILMISVTNMFNRLNATTRQIAGAWG